In Ignisphaera sp., one DNA window encodes the following:
- a CDS encoding 16S rRNA methyltransferase produces the protein MKPLTIVLAESGIELVPRSIQSHSSVISSARKRNKNPSQILLDISLHYRAMKKLNEWYKRGRPDIVHISLLNAFSSPLNIAKLLRVYIHTYDNRIIHIDPSTRIPRNYNRFVGLMEQLLLVGKVPPESANPLIFIEKKPLSVFISEKSFDRVLIMHEKGDLIPPSSLGISIVKDMKNDRNVCIIIGAFQHGDFRKEFLTISREHVSIFPKPLDSWIVVSRVIEGIENTLNIYASKSLNMDINI, from the coding sequence ATGAAGCCACTAACCATAGTGCTAGCTGAGTCGGGTATAGAGCTTGTACCAAGATCTATTCAAAGCCATTCATCAGTTATTAGTAGTGCAAGAAAAAGAAATAAGAATCCTTCTCAAATACTACTTGATATATCTCTTCATTACAGAGCTATGAAAAAACTCAATGAATGGTATAAAAGAGGTAGACCAGATATTGTTCACATTTCTCTACTTAACGCATTTTCCAGTCCACTAAATATTGCAAAACTTTTGAGAGTGTATATTCATACATATGATAATAGGATAATCCATATAGATCCTTCTACACGTATTCCTAGGAATTACAATAGATTCGTAGGCTTAATGGAGCAACTACTACTCGTTGGTAAGGTTCCTCCGGAGAGCGCTAATCCCTTAATATTTATCGAGAAAAAACCTTTGTCAGTATTTATATCTGAAAAATCTTTTGATAGAGTACTCATAATGCATGAAAAAGGAGATCTAATACCCCCAAGCTCTTTGGGTATTTCAATAGTTAAGGATATGAAGAACGATAGAAATGTATGTATAATTATTGGAGCATTTCAGCATGGGGATTTCAGGAAGGAATTTTTAACAATATCGAGAGAACATGTATCAATATTTCCTAAACCATTAGATTCATGGATAGTTGTATCTAGAGTTATTGAAGGTATTGAAAATACTTTAAACATATACGCAAGCAAATCACTTAATATGGACATAAACATTTAA
- a CDS encoding hydroxymethylglutaryl-CoA synthase, with protein sequence MNKSGIIGWGVYIPMYRIKAKDIASFWGYDEEYVNSIWIEEKAVGNVDEDSITIGFRAAQYSIKRAGIDPRSIDAVYLGTESKPYAVKPGATIIAEALGVKPAHLVADLEFACRAASEAIRIGASLVESGHAKYVLAIGSDTAQASPGDVLEFTVSSGGAAYIIGPYSESVAIFEGMVTYSTDTPDFWRRDGAPYPRHGEGFTGEPAYFSHIVSVAKMLMDSLGLKPSDFDYAVFHQPNGRFPLRVASMIGIPKERVLPGIVTPWIGNTYNASMLIGLAKILEEAKPNQRVLAVSFGSGAGSDAFSILITDKVLEVVDRAPRVKYFLENKKYVKYHEYAKMRNLLSMYRI encoded by the coding sequence ATGAATAAAAGCGGAATTATTGGGTGGGGCGTTTATATACCTATGTACCGCATTAAAGCTAAGGATATCGCATCTTTCTGGGGATATGATGAAGAATACGTGAACAGTATATGGATTGAGGAAAAAGCTGTAGGCAATGTAGATGAAGATAGCATTACGATAGGCTTTAGAGCAGCTCAGTATTCTATAAAAAGAGCTGGAATAGATCCTAGATCTATAGATGCTGTTTATCTAGGAACCGAGAGCAAGCCTTATGCGGTAAAACCTGGTGCAACAATTATAGCTGAAGCACTAGGTGTAAAACCTGCACATCTTGTTGCAGATCTAGAGTTTGCATGTAGAGCGGCATCAGAGGCTATAAGGATTGGTGCTTCGCTTGTCGAAAGCGGTCATGCGAAGTATGTCTTAGCTATAGGTTCTGATACAGCACAAGCAAGTCCTGGAGATGTGCTAGAGTTCACAGTTAGTAGTGGAGGTGCTGCATATATAATTGGACCATATAGTGAATCTGTAGCTATATTCGAAGGTATGGTTACATATTCTACAGATACACCAGATTTCTGGAGAAGGGATGGAGCTCCTTATCCAAGGCATGGAGAAGGTTTCACAGGTGAGCCTGCATATTTCAGCCATATAGTTTCAGTAGCTAAGATGTTAATGGATAGTCTTGGTCTAAAGCCCTCAGATTTCGATTATGCAGTATTTCATCAACCAAATGGTAGGTTTCCTTTAAGAGTAGCGTCTATGATTGGTATACCGAAAGAGAGGGTGTTGCCTGGGATAGTAACACCATGGATTGGAAATACATATAATGCTTCAATGCTCATAGGTTTAGCGAAAATTCTTGAAGAAGCAAAGCCAAATCAAAGAGTTTTAGCTGTATCTTTTGGAAGTGGTGCTGGTAGTGATGCATTTAGCATACTCATTACCGATAAGGTACTAGAGGTCGTAGATAGGGCTCCAAGAGTAAAGTACTTCTTAGAGAACAAAAAGTACGTAAAATATCATGAATATGCTAAAATGAGGAACCTGTTATCTATGTACAGGATCTAG
- a CDS encoding phosphoribosyltransferase family protein, which translates to MSESIEYSGLVVELLSSLKRFLKFKELESILEISIPTLWRYIHGDIKPTEDRAKNMLMKLLSKPVIDTVMSRIVKMVDSDVVNLYSIVYNIDVLTLASIDALLWSKDLGLTAVVTVEVDGISLATMIAKRLGTKLIVIKRRKEVGFDRFIELSYVTSMPPEVVTLYLPEGVLGYGDRVLVVDDLVRSGRTSGAVCELIKKSGAKAVGFYALASIGGTWKKVVSQYVGEHQRSLFELKTSNEM; encoded by the coding sequence ATGTCTGAATCTATAGAGTATTCAGGACTAGTAGTAGAGCTACTGTCTAGCCTTAAGAGATTCCTAAAATTCAAAGAACTTGAAAGCATCTTAGAGATCTCTATACCGACTCTTTGGAGATACATACATGGTGATATAAAGCCTACAGAAGATAGAGCAAAAAACATGCTTATGAAGCTACTCAGTAAACCTGTAATAGACACAGTTATGTCTAGAATTGTCAAGATGGTTGATAGTGATGTAGTGAACTTGTATAGTATCGTCTACAATATAGATGTGCTGACTTTAGCATCTATAGACGCCTTATTATGGAGCAAAGATCTAGGTCTTACGGCTGTAGTAACAGTTGAAGTTGACGGGATATCTCTTGCAACAATGATTGCAAAAAGACTAGGAACGAAGCTAATTGTTATTAAGAGAAGAAAGGAGGTGGGATTCGATAGATTTATCGAGTTAAGCTACGTTACATCAATGCCACCAGAAGTTGTTACATTATATCTACCTGAAGGTGTGCTTGGATATGGTGATAGAGTTCTAGTCGTTGATGATCTTGTTAGAAGTGGAAGAACAAGTGGAGCTGTATGTGAGTTAATTAAGAAAAGTGGAGCAAAAGCCGTAGGATTCTATGCTCTTGCGAGCATAGGGGGTACATGGAAAAAAGTTGTGAGTCAATATGTGGGTGAACACCAAAGATCGCTCTTCGAGTTAAAGACTTCTAATGAGATGTAA
- a CDS encoding N-acetyltransferase — protein sequence MTMDANEYVKIRPATKDDLDDIIAINIECLPEHYPYSFWLEHLEKWSDVFYVAEVNGRIVGYLLSRIEEGATFCKSGKGRVGHIVSVAVKEEYRGRGLATAMLSAVIYVLQNVYNVEEIHLEVRISNTKAIRLYEKLGFIRMAQVRSYYLDGEDSYIMVKNLAPTPCRAKSVEYL from the coding sequence ATGACTATGGATGCCAATGAATATGTGAAAATAAGACCTGCAACAAAAGACGATCTAGATGACATTATAGCAATCAATATAGAATGTCTACCTGAGCACTATCCATATAGCTTCTGGTTAGAGCATTTAGAGAAATGGAGCGATGTATTCTATGTAGCTGAGGTTAATGGTCGTATCGTCGGCTATCTCCTTTCAAGAATTGAGGAAGGAGCAACCTTTTGTAAAAGTGGAAAAGGTAGAGTAGGACATATAGTTAGCGTGGCTGTAAAAGAAGAGTATAGAGGTAGAGGTTTAGCTACAGCAATGTTATCAGCAGTAATATACGTTCTTCAAAATGTGTATAATGTTGAGGAGATCCATCTAGAAGTGCGTATCAGCAATACTAAAGCTATAAGGCTTTACGAAAAACTCGGATTTATAAGGATGGCCCAGGTTAGGAGTTACTATCTCGATGGTGAGGACTCATACATAATGGTGAAGAACCTAGCTCCTACACCATGTAGAGCTAAGTCTGTAGAATATCTATAG
- a CDS encoding radical SAM protein — protein sequence MTRVVFKPKKEFNKVNKKGKPGDTKIGIFIPIPYRAASSSLFMHLAYEYINSLNNTIAYRYVYNIKEDVLESLDQDIDPRHLDALLVSLSFELDYINVAKVLGALNLLPRYRKNAKPLIIAGGIAPTANPLPLTEIVDAVVIGEAENVLDRIVDAVRDDRPLRMLEDINCVAISPFDSKAKRCYVESLDTAFHPVQQVYSPEEEPIYGYGVRIELSRGCPYLCPFCMEGHLFYPFRYRSENVVKDLIENGFKFNTLARRIIFYSLSLFNIPYIDKLLEKLYENGVSVSAPSLRPDHVNEERLKLLYNLGQKTVTIAPEALVKRFSCSIGKCLDIDTILEIIINAYKVGYEHVKMYLITGFPQLNIDEELNSLRILMDRLRIIRRYHFLEIPVNILIPKPWTPYQYFPPIHVMNNADRIKRYRELLKNYSFVRLDAMDSKWGFIQAILAQGDRSISSTIIECAFKSCSPSTLIKLIKSRGNYTYIYTGWMNDPPWTEVVDIGFNPKYFEYRFNYLSSKSQN from the coding sequence ATGACCAGGGTAGTTTTTAAACCCAAAAAAGAATTTAATAAAGTAAACAAGAAAGGGAAACCGGGAGACACTAAAATAGGTATATTTATCCCTATTCCCTATAGAGCTGCCTCTAGTTCTCTATTTATGCATCTTGCTTATGAGTATATAAACAGTCTGAACAATACTATAGCGTATCGGTATGTGTACAACATAAAGGAAGACGTTCTTGAGTCGCTCGACCAAGATATTGATCCTCGACATCTCGATGCTCTTTTAGTATCATTATCTTTTGAACTCGATTACATAAATGTAGCTAAAGTTCTTGGAGCTTTAAATCTTCTACCTAGATACAGAAAAAATGCAAAACCATTGATTATTGCTGGCGGTATAGCGCCTACGGCCAATCCATTACCTTTGACAGAAATTGTCGATGCTGTTGTAATAGGTGAAGCTGAAAACGTTTTAGATAGAATTGTCGATGCTGTTAGAGATGATAGACCTCTAAGAATGCTAGAGGACATAAATTGTGTGGCTATTTCACCGTTTGACTCGAAAGCTAAAAGATGCTATGTAGAATCTCTTGATACAGCATTTCATCCAGTCCAACAAGTGTATTCCCCAGAAGAGGAACCCATATACGGATACGGAGTGCGCATCGAATTATCAAGAGGTTGTCCATACTTATGTCCCTTCTGTATGGAGGGTCATTTATTCTATCCATTTAGATATAGATCCGAAAATGTTGTGAAGGATCTTATAGAGAATGGGTTTAAATTCAATACTTTAGCAAGACGAATCATATTTTATTCATTATCATTATTCAATATCCCATATATCGATAAATTACTAGAAAAACTCTATGAGAATGGAGTAAGTGTAAGTGCGCCTTCACTAAGACCAGACCATGTTAATGAAGAGCGCTTAAAATTGTTATACAATCTAGGTCAGAAGACCGTAACTATAGCTCCTGAAGCACTTGTCAAAAGATTTAGTTGTAGCATAGGTAAGTGCCTAGATATAGACACAATTTTAGAGATAATTATTAATGCATACAAAGTAGGATATGAACATGTAAAAATGTACCTCATTACTGGATTTCCTCAGCTGAATATAGATGAAGAATTGAATTCTCTGAGAATTCTCATGGATAGACTAAGAATTATTAGAAGATACCATTTTCTCGAAATACCTGTAAACATCCTCATACCGAAACCTTGGACTCCTTACCAATATTTTCCACCAATACATGTCATGAATAATGCCGATAGAATAAAAAGGTATAGAGAGCTTCTCAAAAACTATAGTTTTGTGCGTCTCGATGCTATGGACAGTAAATGGGGTTTCATACAGGCAATACTTGCTCAAGGCGATAGAAGTATCTCGTCTACTATAATTGAATGTGCATTTAAGTCATGCTCTCCTTCAACATTAATAAAGCTAATCAAATCTAGAGGCAACTATACCTACATCTATACCGGCTGGATGAATGATCCTCCATGGACAGAGGTAGTGGATATAGGATTCAATCCTAAATATTTTGAGTACCGCTTTAATTATTTGTCATCTAAATCTCAGAATTAG
- a CDS encoding ribbon-helix-helix domain-containing protein — MKENTNQIIEIEIPLTRVISIKIDVETLNETDIIFRKKGFRSRSELIREALVTYIELLKRFDRDELRKILSTLLSVDDVRKKR, encoded by the coding sequence ATGAAAGAAAACACTAATCAAATAATAGAAATTGAAATTCCCCTCACAAGAGTGATCTCAATCAAAATTGATGTAGAGACATTAAATGAAACAGACATAATTTTCAGAAAGAAAGGATTCAGAAGTAGATCCGAACTAATTAGAGAAGCATTAGTTACATACATAGAGCTTTTAAAAAGATTTGATAGAGATGAATTAAGGAAAATATTATCAACGTTACTATCAGTAGATGATGTGCGTAAAAAAAGATAA
- a CDS encoding pyruvate formate lyase-activating protein — translation MKDILKESYWYYVRPDAIRALHNETFRKTLSWYYAILLDDYPAKFHIAKAVEIPRDVGNMNSLDIDSLVGVHRDTGKIFTSLWQEVRKSGIGFREFKKKYGESTPNLLDLETKIAFKILKSCRFCEWRCGIDRSEGRRGFCRLDSRSYVHSWFLHIGEEAPLVPSGTIFYGSCNFRCVFCQNWDISQENPFNGIEVSSHQLALMQKDLRRKGARNINHVGGDPTPDIHNILDSMRFLDVNVPQLWNSNFYMSEEALNLLIYVIDIWLPDFKYGNNSCAQRLSGIPKYLEVVGRNHRIAIEWGDMIIRHLVLPNHIECCLKPVLRWIAENLPKDRVLVNIMDQYRPEYKAHQYSDINRHVSSKELEEVYEYADQLELLWRDIS, via the coding sequence TTGAAAGACATACTAAAAGAAAGTTACTGGTATTATGTCAGGCCTGATGCTATAAGAGCCCTCCATAACGAGACCTTTAGAAAAACTTTGAGCTGGTATTATGCTATTCTTCTTGATGATTATCCCGCTAAATTTCATATAGCTAAGGCTGTGGAAATCCCTAGAGATGTTGGCAATATGAATTCTCTAGATATAGATAGTCTAGTAGGTGTACATAGAGATACTGGAAAGATTTTTACTTCTTTATGGCAAGAGGTTCGAAAATCTGGTATAGGGTTTAGAGAGTTTAAGAAAAAGTATGGAGAATCTACTCCAAATCTACTGGATCTCGAGACCAAGATAGCATTTAAAATACTGAAAAGCTGTAGATTTTGTGAATGGAGATGCGGTATCGATAGAAGTGAAGGTAGAAGAGGTTTCTGTAGACTTGATAGTAGATCTTATGTACATAGCTGGTTTCTACATATAGGTGAAGAAGCTCCTCTCGTTCCTAGTGGAACTATTTTCTATGGAAGTTGTAACTTTAGGTGTGTTTTTTGTCAAAATTGGGATATATCTCAAGAAAATCCTTTCAATGGTATCGAAGTATCATCCCATCAACTTGCACTTATGCAAAAAGATCTCAGACGTAAGGGTGCTAGAAACATTAATCATGTAGGTGGAGATCCTACACCAGATATACATAACATCTTAGATAGCATGAGGTTTCTAGATGTGAATGTTCCTCAGTTATGGAATAGTAATTTCTATATGAGTGAAGAAGCTCTAAATCTATTAATATACGTGATAGATATATGGCTACCAGACTTTAAGTATGGAAACAACTCATGCGCTCAAAGACTTTCAGGTATACCTAAATATCTAGAAGTTGTTGGCAGGAATCACCGCATAGCCATAGAATGGGGGGACATGATCATACGCCATCTCGTACTTCCAAACCATATAGAGTGTTGCTTGAAGCCTGTATTGAGATGGATAGCAGAAAATCTTCCGAAAGATAGGGTTCTAGTCAATATCATGGATCAATACAGACCTGAATATAAAGCTCATCAATATAGCGACATAAATAGACATGTAAGTAGTAAAGAGCTTGAAGAAGTGTATGAATATGCTGATCAACTTGAATTACTGTGGAGAGACATTTCTTAA
- a CDS encoding thiolase domain-containing protein: MRKVYVVGVGMVKIDRHYDKGFAELIHEAFVKAYEDSKGIEPEGIVVGNMMSSSLYQQDSLAALATDAMGLRGKGGFKVEAACGSGGHAFVAGFSLVASGLYDAVAVIGVEKMSDYPTSRVTSALAQAADAEHEVVYGASFASLNALVMRMYMSKYEAKREDLALWPVRMHEHASYNPYAQLRNRIKVEDVLNSTIIADPIRLMDSSPIGDGAAVAILASEDIARKFNDTSIHVAGVGLGSDALDLSSRDDLLKPLSIIKAAEKAYRMAKVEPKDIDLAEIHDAFTITALLCIEGLGFSDWGWSWRFVKEGRFTKDDRPALNLSGGLKARGHPVGATGVYQIAEIVMQLRGDFPGLKASSAELGLALNTGGVGTLTSVVILKR; encoded by the coding sequence TTGAGAAAGGTCTATGTTGTTGGTGTAGGCATGGTTAAGATCGATAGACATTATGACAAAGGATTTGCTGAACTTATTCACGAAGCTTTTGTAAAAGCTTATGAAGATAGTAAGGGTATAGAACCTGAAGGAATCGTGGTAGGAAATATGATGAGTAGTTCTCTCTATCAACAAGATTCTCTAGCAGCTTTAGCGACAGATGCTATGGGCTTAAGAGGTAAAGGTGGATTTAAGGTCGAAGCAGCTTGTGGTAGTGGAGGACACGCATTTGTGGCAGGGTTTTCTTTAGTTGCTTCAGGATTATACGATGCTGTGGCTGTTATTGGTGTCGAGAAAATGTCTGATTATCCTACATCTAGAGTAACATCTGCTTTAGCTCAAGCAGCTGATGCTGAACATGAAGTTGTCTATGGAGCTAGTTTTGCGTCACTTAATGCCTTAGTCATGAGGATGTACATGAGTAAGTATGAAGCTAAAAGAGAGGATTTAGCCTTATGGCCTGTCAGAATGCATGAACACGCTTCCTATAATCCTTATGCCCAGCTTAGGAACAGAATAAAGGTTGAAGATGTTTTGAATTCAACAATTATAGCAGACCCCATAAGGCTTATGGATTCCTCACCTATAGGTGATGGAGCAGCTGTAGCAATACTTGCTTCAGAAGATATTGCTAGAAAGTTTAATGATACATCTATACATGTTGCTGGAGTAGGTCTTGGTAGCGATGCTCTAGATCTTAGCTCTAGAGACGATCTTCTGAAACCTTTAAGCATAATCAAGGCTGCTGAAAAAGCTTACCGTATGGCTAAGGTAGAGCCAAAAGATATTGATTTAGCAGAAATACACGATGCATTCACTATTACCGCTCTTTTATGTATAGAAGGTCTGGGTTTCTCTGATTGGGGATGGTCATGGAGGTTTGTGAAAGAGGGTAGATTCACTAAAGATGATAGACCTGCACTAAACTTGAGCGGAGGTTTAAAAGCTAGAGGTCATCCTGTAGGTGCTACAGGTGTATACCAGATTGCAGAAATAGTTATGCAACTTAGAGGTGACTTTCCAGGTCTAAAAGCATCTTCAGCTGAATTAGGTTTAGCATTAAATACAGGAGGTGTTGGAACCTTAACTTCAGTGGTTATTCTGAAGAGGTGA
- a CDS encoding Zn-ribbon domain-containing OB-fold protein produces the protein MIMSPARVWRERGARLRLEGARCRKCCRIFYPPKPSCPYCGFRETERVDLPKRGKLVSWSIENMVPEGYRVEAPVILALIELENGVKILSTLTDVDPENVYEGMEVEAILRKLWAEGVEGLIVYGIRFVPVHAGNRSEFFK, from the coding sequence ATGATTATGTCTCCAGCTAGAGTTTGGAGAGAAAGAGGAGCTAGACTAAGGCTGGAGGGTGCTAGATGTAGAAAGTGCTGCAGGATTTTCTATCCACCTAAACCATCGTGTCCGTACTGTGGGTTTAGGGAAACAGAGAGAGTAGATTTACCTAAAAGAGGTAAGTTGGTCAGCTGGAGTATAGAGAACATGGTTCCTGAAGGATATAGGGTCGAAGCACCGGTAATTCTGGCGCTAATAGAACTTGAGAACGGTGTTAAAATACTATCAACATTAACTGATGTAGATCCAGAGAACGTCTACGAAGGTATGGAGGTAGAAGCTATATTAAGAAAGCTGTGGGCTGAAGGCGTAGAAGGACTCATAGTTTACGGTATCAGGTTTGTGCCAGTCCATGCAGGAAATCGGAGTGAATTCTTTAAGTAA
- a CDS encoding potassium transporter TrkG codes for MLSTLMIIALAIGIIFYIYSIHVDNSIELNASKSFLTIVAVVLIISSTIAYVFRHYVIIEIVDALIVVAIHWFIVPLVNALIYGYVIGLDFVDALFESVSGFSGTGLTILFNIEKYPYVILIWRAATQWIGELSVVVFSGALLPHIHRILGRVYVAERGIRFAPTILSTTRRMLIIYAILTLIGAFMFMHSGMGLLDAFAHSMTGIATGGMSTNTQSIAYWYKIHGYGILIVSTVIMVLGALNFVDLYNLVRGRIREFFKGLEVKWFILIVSILTVITIGITLCLLGNSFEHVVITVYNMVSGLTTTGFQVGDISWYPDILKMLIILAMAIGGATFSTAGGIKIKRIALAFKSVVWSLSKSFLPENVYIVKRVNGEMVEDEDIVSTYVFILLYIIIALVASTVLFIILQVRGYNWSHSYIDALFETVSALSCVGLSTGITTAFMPLEAKVVLMIIMYLGRLEFLPIYLIIGCLYKKKITLG; via the coding sequence TTGTTATCAACTCTCATGATTATAGCTCTAGCGATAGGAATAATATTCTATATATATTCAATCCATGTAGATAACAGTATTGAGTTAAATGCTTCAAAAAGCTTTCTAACTATAGTTGCAGTAGTACTGATTATCAGCTCCACCATAGCTTATGTATTTCGTCACTACGTTATTATAGAGATAGTTGATGCACTTATTGTTGTAGCTATCCACTGGTTTATTGTTCCTCTTGTTAATGCGCTAATATATGGATATGTAATTGGTCTAGATTTTGTTGATGCTCTTTTTGAGTCTGTAAGTGGGTTCTCTGGAACCGGATTAACTATACTGTTCAATATAGAGAAGTACCCTTACGTTATACTTATATGGAGAGCCGCTACACAATGGATAGGCGAACTTAGTGTCGTAGTATTCTCTGGAGCTCTCTTACCTCATATTCATAGAATCCTGGGAAGGGTCTATGTAGCTGAACGTGGTATAAGATTTGCACCAACAATACTTTCAACAACTAGAAGAATGCTCATAATATATGCTATCTTGACACTAATTGGGGCCTTCATGTTCATGCACAGTGGTATGGGGTTGCTTGACGCATTTGCACATTCAATGACGGGTATAGCTACTGGCGGTATGTCCACAAATACACAAAGTATCGCCTACTGGTACAAAATTCATGGATATGGAATCCTAATAGTGTCTACGGTTATAATGGTTTTAGGGGCACTAAATTTTGTAGATCTCTATAATCTCGTGAGAGGTAGAATTAGGGAATTCTTTAAAGGTCTGGAGGTCAAATGGTTTATACTTATAGTATCGATACTGACTGTCATAACTATAGGGATAACATTATGTCTTTTGGGAAATAGTTTTGAACATGTAGTGATAACGGTATACAATATGGTGTCAGGGTTAACAACTACGGGGTTCCAAGTAGGTGATATAAGTTGGTATCCCGATATACTGAAGATGTTAATAATTCTGGCTATGGCTATCGGTGGAGCTACATTTTCAACGGCAGGAGGTATAAAGATAAAGAGAATAGCATTAGCGTTTAAATCAGTGGTATGGTCATTATCCAAATCTTTTCTTCCTGAAAACGTCTATATAGTTAAGAGGGTGAATGGGGAAATGGTGGAAGATGAAGATATAGTGTCGACTTACGTATTCATACTACTCTATATTATAATAGCTTTAGTAGCCTCAACAGTTCTCTTTATCATATTACAGGTTAGGGGCTATAATTGGAGCCATAGCTATATAGACGCTCTTTTTGAAACAGTTTCTGCATTATCTTGTGTTGGTCTTTCAACAGGTATAACAACTGCATTTATGCCATTAGAAGCTAAAGTGGTATTGATGATTATTATGTATCTCGGTAGACTAGAATTTTTGCCGATATACCTGATTATAGGGTGCCTCTATAAAAAGAAAATAACTCTCGGATGA
- a CDS encoding NAD-binding protein encodes MRVIVVGAVDEIMELIRELIDKGHEVVVLDDDNTRIDRFVQELDVAVYLFSLFDLTTFMRAGMHKADIVLAVHPVDTVNVLVCIYAKSFAVPKIYAVVSSVHTANVLNKLGFAERVLVKSTSVRRSLIELIYGVRIIELDEKNYIVMLTLSDVNHLENKKVEEIEEQGAKVLAVLDSENNPINYDKDYVLKRGEKIIIKINKGSMEPLLFKYR; translated from the coding sequence ATGCGAGTTATAGTAGTAGGAGCTGTTGATGAAATTATGGAGTTGATTCGAGAACTCATTGATAAAGGACATGAAGTTGTGGTACTAGATGATGATAATACTAGAATAGACAGATTTGTTCAAGAACTTGATGTAGCTGTATATCTCTTCTCGCTATTTGATTTAACAACATTTATGCGCGCAGGTATGCATAAAGCTGATATAGTTTTAGCAGTACATCCTGTTGATACAGTAAATGTATTAGTATGTATATATGCAAAAAGTTTTGCTGTACCGAAAATTTATGCAGTTGTAAGCTCCGTCCATACAGCTAATGTACTGAATAAATTAGGTTTCGCAGAAAGGGTATTAGTGAAATCTACCTCAGTTAGAAGATCGCTTATTGAGCTGATATATGGTGTAAGGATCATAGAGCTAGATGAAAAAAACTACATAGTAATGCTAACGTTAAGTGATGTAAACCACTTAGAGAACAAAAAAGTAGAAGAAATTGAAGAACAAGGTGCAAAAGTTTTAGCAGTGCTCGATAGTGAAAATAATCCTATTAATTATGACAAAGACTATGTATTAAAAAGAGGCGAAAAAATTATAATCAAGATAAATAAGGGATCTATGGAACCTCTATTATTTAAATACAGATAG